Within the Candidatus Acidiferrales bacterium genome, the region ACCGCCGGATGCGCCAGCAAGGCATTTTCCACTTCTCCCGGCGACACCCACATGCCGGATACCTTCATCATGTCATCCACCCGCCCGCAATAGTGGTAGCAGCCTTCCTCATCCACAAAAAATTTGTCGCCCGTCCTCACCCATTTGCCCGTTTTCGTTTGCGCGGTGAGCACCGGTTTCCCCCAATAACCCAAAAACGCGCTTTCCCCGCTTACCAGGAGATTGCCGATTTCCCGCGCCGGCACTTCGCGTCCTTCCTCGTTTTCTACTCGCGCCTCATATCCCCGTACGGTTCGACCGCAACTCCCTGGTCTTGCCTCTCCAGCGCGGCTCGAGATAAACATATGGAGCATCTCGGTGGATCCAATGCCGTCCAGGACTTCAAGACCCAGCCGTTCGCGACACCGGCCGAACACCTCAGCGGGCAGCGTCTCGCCGGCTGATACCGCCCGCCGCACTGAAGCAAAATGCCTCGCCTGCATTTCGCCGGCGGAAAGCGCAGCGTATAGGGTCGGAACGGCAAAGAACAGGGTTGGCCGAAACCTTGCGAGTATGCCGGCAATCTTCTCCGGCCGTGGCCGTTCCGGGCAGAGGATGGTGGTGGCCCCAACGGCAAACGGAAATGTCAGGGAGTTGCCCAGGCCGAAAGCAAAGAATAGCTTCGAAGCAGAGAAGTTCCGATCCGACGGCGCGATCTCCAGCACTTCTCGCCCAAACGTTTCGCTTGTTACCCACATGTCCTGATGCCGGTGGACGGCGCCTTTCGGCGTTCCCCCGCTTCCCGAGGTGTATAGAATGAAGGCGGCGTCTTCGCCTCGCGTCGGGCAGCAAGCCTCGATGCGATCGGCTTCCCCAAGCCTTCCCTCAAAGTCGTGCTCGCGTGCCACGCCTTCGCCCACAACCAGCAACTTTGCCTCGCGATGCCGCGCCAGTGCTGCTTCAAACTCTCCCATCGTTGCCCGATGAACCACCGCCAGTCGCGCCCGGCAGTCACCCAGGTGAAACTCCAATTCGGCTGCCTTCAGCGTGGGGTTAATCGGCACCGCCACGGCTCCCATCCGAGCCGCGCCCAGGAAGGCGGACAGAAATTCTTGGCTGTCCGGCAAAGCAATGAGGATGCGGTCTCCAGGTTCGATTCCCATTCCGAGGAAAAGTCCGCCGGCCCGGGCGCTGCGCTGGGCCAGATCCGCATAACTCCAGCTCCCGAACTCCGTCTCAACGGCGACTCGTCCGCCGCGCCCTTCTCTCACATGGCGGTCGAGGAAATAGTCCGCGATGTTGAAGCGTTCCGGAAGGTTCATGGGCTTCTATCCGAGCAGACCCAGCTTGCGGGCTGTTTCCCGCAATTCACCGGCTCGCATCGTCAATGCCTCGGGGGCCATCGGCCGACCGGCTTCTATCCTCTCCTTGAGAAAAAGTCCTGCCAGGTCTATCTTCTCTTCGCGGCCGGGATGGCGGTGCATCTCTCGAATCAGCTCGTCGAGACCCGACCCGGAAACTCCCACCACCAGCGTCTCTTTGCCGTCTGAAAAAAGAAACAGCTCCATCCTATCGCCGGCGGGAAACACGACCGCCCGCACAAACCGCACCGTTCCCGGTCCGGCGCCCGCAACCCTAATCTCAAACTGTTCGTATTGCGGCCGGTACACCCACGGATATTGTACTGCGGTACCTCGCCAGCCCAAAGAAAGCGCGACCACAACCTCTCGCAGCCCCGACGCTCCTCCCTTGTGGACTTCGATCCTCGCATATCCCCCAGGCAGGTGCCTGGGGGCTCAGCGCATGAGGATTATGAACTTGCGGCAGGAGTGGCGAGGTTCTCACACGGACTGTATTTCCGGTGAGGCGAACGCTTCCTTAGTGCCCGCAGGACGCAGGCATATCCCCCAGGCAGGTGCCTGGGGGCTCGGCGCAGGTGGGTGGGTGGCGGCTCGGGACATGCGCCTGGGGGCTCGGCAAAGGTATAATGCATAGGCTCATTCCATTGGAACGAGACTAGAATCCTACGCCGATGCTCGCGCCTGTCGGAGATGCGCATGGCGGCATCTGACCTTCCTTCGAAACCGGCTCCCTGGCGACTGGATGGCAACTCATCCTTGCTTCTTGTTGTGGATATGCAGGAGAAGCTCGTGCCCGCCATTCACCGCAAAGAAGAGATCGTGTCCAACATATGCCTGCTTCTGCGCCTCGCCTCGATCCTCGACCTCCCGGTCATGCTCACCACTCAATACCAGAGAGGCCTGGGAGCAACCATCCCGGAGATTGCCTCGCTGGCCTCGGGGCTCGAGCCGGTGGACAAAGTCGAATTCGGTTGCTTTGGAAACGACCTCTTCTGCCGGCGACTGAAGGACCGCTTTCCTCGCGCCAACACGATCCTGCTCACGGGCATCGAAAGCCACATCTGCGTGGCCCAGACGGCGCTCGGCGCCCTCGAGCAGGGTTATCTGGTGCACGTTGCATCCGATGCGGTGGGGTCTCGTTCGGAGTCGAACTGGCAGGTGGGCCTACGCCGCATGGAACGCGCCGGGGCGCTGCTCAGCTCAACCGAGATGATGCTCTACGAATTGCTGGGGCAGAGCGGCACGGCCGAGTTCAAAGCCATTCTACCGTTCCTGAAGAGCTAGAAAACGATTGCCAGACCCAAAAGGATGGTCATGTTCGGTGCATCTGCGCCGGCAAGCCCCGAAGCAATCAGGGCGAGCGCGACGCCAAGAGGCAGTCGGAGTGAGGCACAACCTACATTCGCAATGGGAAAAGATATCCCCCAGGCAGGAGCCTGGGGGCTCGGTGGCCCAATTGGATGTCTGCTGCAACCGAGCTTGACAAAGTCCGAGTTACACGAGTACGGTTCGGGCTTGCCGGAACTTCCTGAGATTGAAAGCATCGTGCGCATGGCGCGTCCGCAGTTGGTAGGGCGCACCATGGCGAACTGCCGGGTGATCCATCCAATCGTTGTCCGGCCGGAGCGCCCGAAGCGCTTTTCGGAGCGACTGGTTGGCCGGCCCGTTCAAGCGGTCGATCGCCGGGGCAAGTACATTCTGTTCAGGCTTGATTCGCTCACCCTTGTTTTCCACCTGAAGCTGGACGGGCAGTTTCTTTGGATTCCTTCGCGCCCTCCCGCCGGAGCTCACCTGGATGTCCTGTTTGAGTTCGAGGACGGAACCTCGCTGGCATTTGTGGAGCCGCGCCATCTCGGCCGCGCCCGGATTGTTCCCAGCCGCGAACTGGACGGGTTTCTGCCGCCACTGGGCCCCGACCCTTTGCACTCGTCCTTCACGGCCGAGGCTCTCGACCGCGGGCTCGAGGCCAGCCGCGCTGCGGTCAAGACCTGGCTGATGGACCAGAAGCGAATCGCCGGCCTGGGCAACATCTACACCGCCGAGGCGCTTTTCCGCGCCGGCATCCGCCCCAC harbors:
- a CDS encoding benzoate-CoA ligase family protein; its protein translation is MNLPERFNIADYFLDRHVREGRGGRVAVETEFGSWSYADLAQRSARAGGLFLGMGIEPGDRILIALPDSQEFLSAFLGAARMGAVAVPINPTLKAAELEFHLGDCRARLAVVHRATMGEFEAALARHREAKLLVVGEGVAREHDFEGRLGEADRIEACCPTRGEDAAFILYTSGSGGTPKGAVHRHQDMWVTSETFGREVLEIAPSDRNFSASKLFFAFGLGNSLTFPFAVGATTILCPERPRPEKIAGILARFRPTLFFAVPTLYAALSAGEMQARHFASVRRAVSAGETLPAEVFGRCRERLGLEVLDGIGSTEMLHMFISSRAGEARPGSCGRTVRGYEARVENEEGREVPAREIGNLLVSGESAFLGYWGKPVLTAQTKTGKWVRTGDKFFVDEEGCYHYCGRVDDMMKVSGMWVSPGEVENALLAHPAVEEAAVVAARDGLGFTHPAAYVVLRAGYGRGTELSEEILRFVKSRLAAFKCPRSVELLDELPKTATGKIQRFKLRGP
- a CDS encoding hydrolase is translated as MAASDLPSKPAPWRLDGNSSLLLVVDMQEKLVPAIHRKEEIVSNICLLLRLASILDLPVMLTTQYQRGLGATIPEIASLASGLEPVDKVEFGCFGNDLFCRRLKDRFPRANTILLTGIESHICVAQTALGALEQGYLVHVASDAVGSRSESNWQVGLRRMERAGALLSSTEMMLYELLGQSGTAEFKAILPFLKS
- the mutM gene encoding bifunctional DNA-formamidopyrimidine glycosylase/DNA-(apurinic or apyrimidinic site) lyase, whose amino-acid sequence is MTKSELHEYGSGLPELPEIESIVRMARPQLVGRTMANCRVIHPIVVRPERPKRFSERLVGRPVQAVDRRGKYILFRLDSLTLVFHLKLDGQFLWIPSRPPAGAHLDVLFEFEDGTSLAFVEPRHLGRARIVPSRELDGFLPPLGPDPLHSSFTAEALDRGLEASRAAVKTWLMDQKRIAGLGNIYTAEALFRAGIRPTRRARTLTPGEVRRLHKTIVDTLRTALKCFGDRPPDWTQAGWWFPEVDELVCVYGREGQPCRRCRGRIRALKQAGRTSFYCPRCQG